Proteins co-encoded in one Brassica oleracea var. oleracea cultivar TO1000 chromosome C4, BOL, whole genome shotgun sequence genomic window:
- the LOC106340762 gene encoding uncharacterized protein LOC106340762 has protein sequence MSRDIFLECETERDEAGMEENERDAESYKRLDEVKAYDMSVYDSMMMKNPKNCSLAFFTPSSTCDDVSNNISESFNHAVDPARSMPLVEMLETIRRRAMLRIEARKMKAMNHRGKFSLKAMEKVSQEQRKIRHCTIYPCGYEVFEVKEKNSSYKTKMVDRTCTCRKWEMSGLPCRHALKIISAKKRKQEDYMAACYLTSTWRKQYETPIKAVHGINFWVKTGDAEIIPPPTEPESSRGRKKIPKRIKGRNESPRKKKTKVMNESPSKVSRERRIIHCGRCGESGHNARKCKNVGVPVQSPPKKKNVTQVERSSQPTQSQVVD, from the exons ATGAG TAGAGATATATTTTTGGAGTGTGAAACAGAGAGAGACGAGGCAGGGATGGAAGAAAATGAAAGAGATGCAGAGAGCTACAAGAGGCTGGATGAGGTGAAGGCATATGACATGAGTGTATATGATTCTATGATGATGAAGAATCCCAAAAATTGCAGCCTCGCCTTCTTTACTCCATCCTCGACTTGTGATGATGTAAGCAACAACATATCTGAGTCTTTTAATCATGCGGTTGACCCTGCTAGATCAATGCCACTCGTGGAAATGTTGGAAACAATACGTAGAAGAGCTATGTTGCGCATTGAGGCAAGGAAGATGAAAGCAATGAATCACAGAGGGAAGTTCAGTCTAAAAGCAATGGAAAAAGTCAGCCAGGAGCAACGTAAAATACGTCACTGCACTATATATCCTTGCGGATATGAGGTATTTGAAGTGAAAGAGAAAAACAGTTCATACAAAACGAAAATGGTTGATCGTACTTGCACTTGTCGAAAGTGGGAGATGTCGGGATTGCCTTGTCGTCATGCCCTGAAAATCATTTCTGCAAAGAAGCGCAAACAAGAGGATTATATGGCTGCTTGTTACCTTACTTCGACGTGGAGAAAGCAGTATGAAACACCAATTAAGGCTGTCCATGGGATAAACTTTTGGGTAAAAACAGGAGATGCAGAGATTATTCCACCACCAACAGAACCAGAATCATCAAGAGGAAGAAAGAAAATTCCTAAGCGGATAAAAGGAAGGAACGAGTCTCCAAGAAAGAAAAAGACTAAGGTTATGAATGAGTCTCCTTCAAAGGTTTCAAGGGAGAGAAGGATCATTCATTGTGGCCGATGTGGAGAAAGTGGACATAACGCAAGGAAGTGCAAAAATGTTGGAGTTCCAGTTCAAAGTCCACCAAAGAAGAAGAATGTCACACAAGTAGAACGATCAAGTCAACCAACACAAAGTCAAGTGGTCGACTAA